A region from the Helcococcus ovis genome encodes:
- a CDS encoding extracellular solute-binding protein: MKLKNLLALFLAFALVLTACGQTKKTDDKKTKKVETTKEGTTKLEPAKVVFWHAMNGKQEEALKEITKAYMDKNPNIKIDLQNQLGYKELQEKITNTSSSPDNLPTMTQAYPDWMFNPIQDNLVEDLTGYTKNLADYNDILEGFRNGSVIDGKVYSMPFNKSTEVLWYNEDLFKELNLKVPSNLDELKEVSKKIYEAKKIPGLGFDSLSNYYTTFLNAQGVKYDNKFDPTSDASKKAVNYYLEGVKEGYFRIAGTDKYMSGPFGNQKTGMYIGSNAGESYVLKGAKGKFTPKVAKSPFPATIQQGTDVFIFKKGSDAEKKAAFDYLAFLTNKENQIKWATKTGYIPVRESAVNDEKYKNSGSLIAPILGEATKNLYSNPLLSGANNAYRESGTVLEQLLADPAKADVDATLKNFKTTLEGIWN; this comes from the coding sequence ATGAAACTTAAAAATTTGTTGGCTTTATTTTTAGCTTTTGCGTTAGTTTTAACAGCTTGTGGACAAACTAAAAAAACTGATGATAAAAAAACTAAAAAAGTTGAAACAACAAAAGAAGGTACTACAAAATTAGAACCAGCTAAAGTAGTTTTTTGGCATGCTATGAATGGTAAACAAGAAGAAGCATTAAAAGAAATTACTAAAGCATATATGGATAAGAATCCTAATATTAAAATTGATTTACAAAATCAATTAGGTTATAAGGAATTGCAAGAAAAAATTACAAATACTTCTTCATCTCCTGATAATCTACCAACAATGACTCAAGCATATCCAGATTGGATGTTTAATCCTATTCAAGATAATTTAGTTGAAGATTTGACAGGTTATACAAAAAATCTAGCTGATTATAATGATATTCTTGAAGGGTTTAGAAATGGTTCAGTTATTGATGGTAAAGTTTATTCAATGCCATTTAACAAGTCAACAGAAGTTTTATGGTACAATGAAGATTTATTTAAAGAATTAAATCTAAAAGTTCCATCAAACTTAGACGAATTAAAAGAAGTATCGAAGAAAATTTATGAAGCAAAAAAAATTCCTGGGTTAGGATTTGATTCATTAAGTAATTACTATACAACATTTTTAAATGCTCAAGGGGTTAAATATGATAACAAATTCGATCCTACATCAGATGCTTCAAAGAAAGCTGTAAATTATTACTTAGAAGGTGTAAAAGAAGGATATTTCAGAATTGCAGGTACAGATAAATACATGTCCGGACCATTTGGTAACCAAAAAACAGGTATGTACATCGGTTCAAACGCAGGTGAATCATATGTTTTAAAAGGTGCAAAGGGTAAATTTACACCAAAAGTAGCTAAATCACCATTCCCTGCAACAATTCAACAAGGTACAGATGTATTTATTTTTAAGAAAGGTTCAGATGCAGAAAAGAAAGCAGCATTTGATTACTTAGCATTTTTAACAAACAAAGAAAATCAAATTAAATGGGCAACAAAAACAGGATATATTCCAGTAAGAGAATCAGCAGTAAATGATGAAAAATACAAAAATTCAGGTTCATTAATCGCTCCAATTTTAGGAGAAGCAACAAAGAACTTATATTCAAATCCATTATTAAGTGGTGCAAATAATGCTTATAGAGAATCAGGAACAGTTTTAGAACAATTATTAGCAGATCCTGCAAAGGCAGATGTTGATGCAACATTAAAAAATTTCAAAACAACATTGGAAGGTATTTGGAATTAG
- a CDS encoding MBL fold metallo-hydrolase, with amino-acid sequence MELKDKRQTKVKFYAGMRTIGGTYIEVSYKGARVLFDCGSIFDPTITEQINTLDKILQYELVPDIKGIFDRKITLEDKKLYENTAFCVSHVHLDHTKMINYIDEIIPIYVTNDTKNLLNACNVDNDFIFNNYNLKSNTRKLNGVDYGKSVNVGEINVKFVRVDHDAYGACGFIITTPDMKISYTGDLRLHGYLKRETLNFIDESKNCDMLISEGVSVSFKEFDDELVGEYITEEALLSDFKSILNDNLDKQITFNYYITNIERLLKIIEISNRKVVLNAFEAYVLYSTTGKKVNYYSLDNKRYGLDDELEISYNDLLKDTGKYLWQFKSSSENNISKLIKNGIYIHCDASPLGEFDPAYLPFILNFKNNEIILKELKCSGHAHPKDLLKIIDGIKPKILVPIHSFRPEMLYNKNGETILPEKNEII; translated from the coding sequence GTGGAATTAAAGGATAAAAGACAAACTAAAGTAAAATTTTATGCTGGCATGCGTACAATTGGTGGGACTTATATAGAAGTAAGTTACAAAGGTGCTAGGGTTTTATTTGATTGCGGTTCTATTTTTGACCCGACAATTACTGAACAAATTAACACTTTAGATAAAATATTACAGTATGAATTAGTTCCGGATATTAAAGGAATTTTTGATAGGAAGATTACCTTAGAAGATAAAAAATTGTATGAAAATACTGCATTTTGCGTTTCGCATGTTCATTTAGATCATACAAAAATGATTAATTATATTGATGAGATTATTCCGATTTATGTTACCAATGATACTAAAAATCTTTTAAATGCATGTAATGTTGACAATGATTTTATTTTTAATAATTATAATCTTAAATCTAATACAAGAAAATTAAATGGTGTAGATTATGGTAAATCAGTTAATGTAGGTGAAATAAATGTTAAATTTGTAAGAGTTGATCATGATGCTTATGGAGCATGCGGATTTATAATAACTACTCCCGATATGAAAATTTCTTATACTGGAGACTTAAGATTACATGGATATTTAAAAAGGGAAACATTAAATTTCATTGATGAATCAAAAAATTGTGATATGTTAATTTCTGAAGGGGTTTCAGTTTCATTTAAGGAATTTGATGATGAATTAGTAGGGGAATATATCACAGAAGAAGCATTGCTTTCGGATTTTAAATCAATTTTAAATGATAATCTAGATAAACAAATAACATTTAATTATTATATTACAAATATTGAAAGATTATTAAAAATTATAGAAATATCTAATAGAAAAGTAGTTTTAAATGCTTTTGAAGCATATGTTTTATATAGTACAACTGGAAAAAAAGTAAATTACTATAGTTTAGATAATAAAAGATATGGTTTAGATGACGAATTAGAAATTTCGTATAATGATTTATTAAAAGATACTGGAAAATACTTATGGCAATTTAAGTCTAGTTCAGAAAATAATATATCAAAGTTGATAAAAAATGGCATATACATTCATTGTGATGCAAGCCCATTGGGAGAATTTGATCCTGCATATTTACCATTTATTTTAAATTTTAAAAATAATGAAATAATTTTAAAAGAGCTAAAATGTAGTGGACATGCTCATCCTAAAGACTTGTTGAAAATTATTGATGGAATAAAACCAAAAATTTTGGTCCCAATTCATTCATTTAGACCTGAAATGTTGTATAATAAAAATGGGGAAACAATTTTACCCGAAAAAAACGAAATAATATAA
- a CDS encoding carbohydrate ABC transporter permease encodes MKKIFDFISRFAIVILAIITLFPFIYMLLSSLMTYQEATSIPPKLIPSKLNFSNYAEAFSKAPFFRYFLNTIFTSLSTTLGTLITTVLAAFAFVKLQFKGKKWLSLFMAALLMVPYEITVFTNYQTIAKYKLLDTYWALIIPHLASVFYIFYLRGFLESIPMSYYNAAKVDGCSDLEFIWKVLIPMSKPALFTMGILSFITGWNSFLWPILVTNNKNMRLISNGLSAFTSESGTAVQLQMAASTFAILPILILYFVFRKQIMRGVSRSGIKG; translated from the coding sequence ATGAAAAAAATATTTGACTTTATATCAAGATTTGCAATAGTGATTTTAGCAATCATAACATTATTCCCATTTATATATATGTTACTATCATCGCTTATGACATATCAAGAAGCTACAAGTATACCACCTAAATTGATACCTTCTAAGTTAAATTTTAGTAATTATGCAGAAGCATTTAGTAAGGCACCATTTTTTAGATATTTTTTAAATACTATATTTACATCATTATCAACTACATTAGGTACATTGATAACTACGGTACTTGCAGCATTTGCGTTTGTAAAATTACAATTTAAGGGGAAAAAGTGGTTGTCACTTTTTATGGCTGCATTATTAATGGTTCCATACGAAATTACAGTATTTACAAATTATCAAACAATTGCGAAATATAAATTGTTAGATACGTATTGGGCATTGATAATTCCTCACTTAGCAAGTGTTTTTTATATTTTTTATTTAAGAGGATTTTTAGAAAGCATACCGATGTCATATTATAATGCTGCAAAAGTTGATGGTTGTTCAGATTTGGAGTTCATTTGGAAAGTTTTAATTCCAATGTCAAAACCGGCATTATTTACAATGGGAATATTGAGCTTTATAACAGGATGGAATTCATTCTTATGGCCAATACTTGTAACAAATAATAAAAACATGAGATTAATAAGTAATGGTTTATCTGCATTTACTTCTGAAAGTGGTACAGCTGTACAACTGCAAATGGCTGCATCAACATTTGCTATTCTTCCTATTTTAATCTTATACTTTGTATTTAGAAAACAAATTATGAGAGGGGTATCAAGAAGTGGAATTAAAGGATAA
- a CDS encoding carbohydrate ABC transporter permease: MDNFKKKFFKYRAENSPKAWLFLLPALVFIGIFNVMPLINTFIISFQRGTLNNPKFNGIKNFQIVLRDPKFHRALTNTFMYAFIVVPIALIISLFIAVAINERIKFKKVFESIFFIPYLTSIIAIGVVFRYMFNGDYGFINHLLSYIGMGPINFLDNPSMSMTTVMIFGIWMGLAFNIIILLTGLRNIDESYYKVADMFGATKFEQFRRITLPQLVPIITFLLLVNFIGAFKIYGQVFAIFNGLPGIAESATTGVFYIYTKFYTENRYGQGMAAAVILFFIILIFTVVQNKILKKISK; this comes from the coding sequence ATGGACAATTTTAAGAAAAAGTTTTTTAAGTATAGAGCGGAAAACTCACCAAAAGCATGGTTATTTTTACTTCCAGCTTTAGTTTTCATCGGAATATTTAATGTTATGCCTTTAATAAATACATTTATTATCTCGTTTCAAAGAGGTACCTTAAATAATCCTAAATTTAATGGAATTAAAAATTTTCAAATAGTATTAAGAGATCCAAAGTTTCACAGAGCATTAACAAATACATTTATGTATGCATTTATTGTTGTGCCGATAGCTTTAATAATTTCTTTATTTATTGCTGTAGCAATTAACGAAAGAATTAAATTCAAAAAAGTTTTTGAATCAATTTTCTTTATTCCATATTTAACAAGTATCATTGCAATAGGTGTTGTATTTAGATATATGTTTAATGGGGATTATGGATTTATAAATCATTTGTTAAGTTATATTGGAATGGGGCCAATCAATTTTTTAGATAATCCATCAATGAGTATGACCACAGTTATGATATTTGGTATTTGGATGGGTTTGGCATTTAATATTATAATATTATTAACAGGATTGAGAAATATAGATGAAAGTTATTACAAAGTTGCAGACATGTTTGGTGCAACAAAATTTGAACAATTTAGAAGAATTACTTTACCACAACTAGTTCCAATAATAACTTTTTTATTATTAGTTAATTTTATTGGTGCATTTAAGATTTATGGACAAGTTTTTGCTATATTTAATGGGCTTCCGGGAATAGCTGAAAGTGCAACAACCGGGGTGTTTTATATCTATACTAAGTTTTATACTGAAAATAGATACGGTCAGGGTATGGCAGCAGCTGTTATATTATTCTTTATTATTTTAATTTTTACAGTTGTTCAAAATAAAATATTAAAGAAAATTTCTAAGTAG
- a CDS encoding ABC transporter ATP-binding protein: MIEIKNLQKVFDNKFEALKSINLQIEEGDLVCLLGPSGCGKTTILNLIAGLLDPTNGDIKFDGKSVVDLHPKDRGIGLVFQNYALYPHMTVLENIMFPLTVGKNKIAKSEAIKIARKYMKITSIEELEEKKPGQMSGGQQQRVAITRALVQNPKVLLLDEPLSNLDARLRLKIREEIRLLVKELGITTIFVTHDQEEALSISDKIVIMDKGVVQQYDKPYNLYLDPVNLFVAKFMGNPVINIYEFIKQGNSLVSRDFSIALNELDNSKLKEELIDEQKYIVGIRPEYFSISENPLLNVNVKSIELIGKDCIVNFMLNDVFSKTITDVANRVEQGDNIGLGLDTKEIYIFTEDGKRVY, encoded by the coding sequence ATGATTGAAATCAAAAATTTGCAAAAAGTTTTTGATAATAAATTTGAAGCATTAAAAAGTATTAATCTTCAAATTGAAGAAGGGGATTTAGTGTGTTTATTAGGTCCAAGTGGATGTGGAAAGACTACAATTTTAAATTTAATTGCCGGGCTTTTAGATCCTACAAATGGTGATATTAAATTTGATGGTAAGTCAGTTGTAGATTTACATCCCAAAGATAGAGGAATCGGTTTGGTATTCCAAAATTATGCATTGTATCCACATATGACAGTTTTAGAAAATATTATGTTTCCACTAACAGTTGGAAAAAATAAAATTGCAAAATCTGAAGCAATAAAGATTGCCAGAAAATATATGAAGATAACAAGTATTGAAGAATTGGAAGAAAAGAAACCGGGGCAAATGTCTGGAGGACAACAACAAAGGGTTGCAATAACAAGAGCACTAGTACAAAATCCTAAGGTTCTTTTATTGGATGAGCCTCTTTCAAATCTAGATGCACGTCTAAGACTTAAGATTAGAGAAGAAATTCGTCTTTTAGTTAAAGAACTGGGTATAACGACAATATTTGTTACACATGATCAAGAAGAGGCATTATCAATAAGTGATAAAATTGTAATTATGGATAAAGGTGTTGTACAACAATATGATAAACCATATAATTTATATCTTGATCCGGTAAATCTTTTTGTTGCTAAATTTATGGGTAACCCAGTTATAAATATTTATGAATTTATTAAGCAAGGTAATTCTCTAGTTTCAAGAGATTTTAGTATAGCGTTAAATGAATTAGATAATTCTAAATTAAAAGAAGAGTTAATTGATGAACAAAAATATATTGTCGGTATCAGACCGGAATATTTCAGTATTTCAGAAAATCCATTATTAAATGTTAATGTAAAGTCTATTGAATTAATCGGTAAAGATTGTATTGTAAACTTTATGTTAAATGATGTATTTTCTAAAACTATAACAGATGTTGCAAACCGTGTAGAGCAAGGTGATAACATCGGGTTAGGATTAGATACAAAAGAAATTTACATTTTTACTGAAGATGGAAAGAGAGTATACTAA
- a CDS encoding aminoglycoside phosphotransferase family protein, translating into MKELEKLYLRHGIISSEELLKGWSKDRKFILTSSNSEKFILRLTNADYFLERKRQFNILKKVSKLNINTTKAVDFGYLEDGTLFMLLTYLPGEEGLDYIKKVDDKEAYRLGIQAGKILKKLHQIKIKRPDISWKDRYDVKAEIKINNILNCKYKIKHLDKLIEYYKNNIYLMQNRPLKFSHGDFHLGNMIIYDKKIGIIDFEKSTIADPYDDLKPFRWNVMGNSYFETGLINSYFNNKVPEIFFEILKFYSVEAMISQLPWALNYGQEEIDMAYYMIKKQMEWLANLSLTVPIWYKGIIKEFE; encoded by the coding sequence ATGAAAGAACTTGAAAAATTATATTTGCGACATGGCATAATATCCTCCGAAGAACTTCTTAAAGGATGGTCAAAGGATAGGAAATTTATCTTAACTTCATCAAATTCTGAAAAATTTATTTTGCGATTAACAAATGCGGATTATTTTTTGGAAAGAAAAAGACAATTTAATATCTTGAAAAAAGTATCTAAACTTAATATTAATACTACAAAAGCTGTAGATTTTGGTTATCTTGAAGACGGTACGCTGTTTATGTTACTAACATATTTACCTGGAGAGGAGGGACTTGATTATATAAAAAAAGTTGATGATAAAGAAGCATATAGACTAGGTATCCAAGCGGGGAAAATACTTAAAAAACTTCATCAAATTAAGATTAAAAGACCTGATATTTCATGGAAAGATAGATATGACGTAAAAGCAGAAATTAAAATTAATAATATATTGAATTGTAAATATAAGATAAAACACTTAGATAAATTAATTGAATATTATAAAAATAATATTTATCTTATGCAAAATAGACCATTAAAATTTTCTCATGGTGATTTTCATTTAGGAAATATGATTATATACGATAAGAAAATAGGGATAATAGATTTTGAAAAATCAACTATTGCAGATCCATATGATGATCTAAAACCATTTAGATGGAACGTCATGGGAAATTCTTATTTTGAAACAGGACTTATAAATTCTTATTTTAATAATAAGGTTCCTGAAATTTTTTTTGAAATATTAAAATTTTATTCTGTTGAAGCCATGATATCACAGCTTCCATGGGCTTTAAATTATGGGCAGGAAGAAATTGATATGGCATACTATATGATAAAAAAACAAATGGAATGGTTAGCAAATTTGTCTCTAACAGTACCTATATGGTACAAAGGTATAATTAAAGAATTTGAATAA
- the ctlX gene encoding citrulline utilization hydrolase CtlX — MKQSTNKVLMIKPVNFNFNQETANDNLYQNRSNENDYEIQAKALEEFTNFINTLKSNGVEVIIFEDNQYPFTPDSIFPNNWFSTHNGILCIYPMYAKNRREEILKFKNKLIKKYSPIQILDFSKYAYQKSKFLEGTGAVVFDRIHKRAFCSLSKRADKQLFLSICKSLNYNGFTFHSQHLGAEIYHTNVLMSICSDFVFICKDLIDKNDRYSIITELSKYHEIIELSPKQILSFSGNVLELEGKNGKFIIMSNTAYNCLTKKQKQIITSKIPIVSVQINTIEKIGGGSARCMIGEIF, encoded by the coding sequence ATGAAACAATCAACAAATAAAGTTTTAATGATTAAACCTGTAAATTTTAATTTTAATCAAGAAACTGCAAATGACAATTTATATCAAAATCGATCAAATGAAAATGATTATGAAATTCAAGCTAAAGCATTAGAAGAATTTACAAATTTTATAAATACACTTAAATCTAATGGTGTAGAGGTAATAATTTTTGAAGACAATCAATATCCTTTTACACCTGATAGTATTTTTCCAAATAATTGGTTTTCAACACACAATGGAATTTTGTGTATTTATCCAATGTACGCAAAAAATCGTAGAGAGGAAATCTTAAAATTTAAAAATAAATTAATTAAAAAATACTCTCCTATTCAAATATTAGATTTTTCTAAATATGCTTATCAAAAATCAAAATTTCTTGAAGGTACTGGTGCCGTGGTTTTTGACAGAATTCATAAAAGAGCATTTTGTTCACTTTCAAAAAGAGCAGATAAACAATTATTTTTAAGTATATGTAAATCATTAAACTATAATGGTTTCACATTTCATTCACAACATCTTGGAGCTGAAATTTACCACACAAATGTACTTATGAGTATTTGTAGTGATTTCGTATTTATATGTAAAGACTTAATTGATAAAAATGACAGATATTCAATTATAACAGAGCTTTCAAAATATCATGAAATTATAGAATTATCACCAAAACAAATATTAAGTTTCTCTGGAAATGTCCTTGAACTTGAAGGAAAAAATGGCAAATTTATTATAATGTCAAATACAGCATATAACTGTTTAACCAAAAAACAAAAACAAATTATTACATCAAAAATCCCAATTGTATCAGTTCAAATTAATACTATTGAAAAAATTGGTGGTGGATCTGCAAGGTGTATGATTGGTGAAATTTTTTAA
- a CDS encoding CorA family divalent cation transporter: protein MEKLSDLYSNVISNNMNTIMKVLTSVSIVMTVPTIIGGLWGMNTANLPFANHPFAFWYLILISFGLSFLIIYL, encoded by the coding sequence ATAGAAAAACTAAGTGACTTATATTCAAACGTTATAAGTAACAATATGAATACAATAATGAAAGTCTTAACATCAGTTTCAATTGTTATGACTGTACCAACAATAATTGGTGGACTTTGGGGAATGAATACAGCAAATCTACCATTCGCAAATCACCCATTTGCATTTTGGTATTTAATTTTAATATCATTTGGACTAAGCTTTTTAATAATCTATTTATAA
- a CDS encoding amidase family protein, translating to MYNKKINNILLKYIAIILLMILVNSTISKANSTLDNKTNKFVLDKATYKKLSATEMAKLVRDGKVTARQLVDMAYEVIEETDPILNNIIKQDGQTINKALKDRAYADAENMSNKDKPFFGVPLLIKGLTFELANGMNSYGLEFMKDNISKKDNVLVKAYTDLGFIPVAQTTVPQMGLINVTNSNLFGITKNPWNTNKNPGGSSGGSASGVAVGQTPIATANDAGGSIRIPASFSGLIGYFPSGGVVKPNSKSTGFQMENFIMAEKMEDVIGIANALGGDIKTKDLHLDKNKVIAYTTKTPANTPISDEAIKAVNEAVNFLKSKGYLLEEVEYPIDGKKMMIDYYINASKSGSISNHLFKKIYKKDMSEKDVELLNWGLYQLGKKLSSDDIKKAKNDLIDFRNKMENFYKKYQAFITPTTSYSAPDADYNHIPKQLNEKMRDMSNLTKDEALNLIYDQWLPAWTITPFTQLSNITDTPSISIPTHLTKDNLPLGVLISADRLNDNIILEIAKLFEDNNKFYLYQDFENFNKYEKVKKYRKDKLDKINNEVLENKGEKIIKRADINKSPVKVTENKSDGLDVQNSKNKNPNTSDFGVQDYIYLFQFTIIAFIYKKYRINLKM from the coding sequence ATGTATAATAAGAAAATAAATAATATTTTATTAAAATATATTGCAATTATTTTATTAATGATTTTAGTTAATTCAACTATTTCTAAAGCAAATAGCACTTTGGATAATAAAACTAATAAATTTGTTTTAGATAAAGCAACATATAAAAAATTATCAGCGACTGAAATGGCTAAGCTTGTTAGAGATGGAAAAGTGACAGCAAGACAGTTGGTTGATATGGCATATGAAGTTATTGAGGAAACAGATCCAATTTTAAATAATATTATTAAACAAGACGGACAAACAATTAATAAAGCACTTAAAGATAGAGCTTATGCTGACGCTGAAAATATGTCAAATAAAGATAAACCTTTTTTTGGAGTTCCATTACTTATAAAAGGACTAACATTTGAACTTGCAAATGGTATGAATTCTTATGGGTTAGAATTTATGAAAGATAATATTTCAAAAAAAGATAATGTTTTGGTAAAAGCATACACGGATTTAGGATTTATACCGGTTGCTCAAACAACAGTTCCACAAATGGGATTGATTAATGTTACAAATTCAAATCTTTTTGGAATAACAAAAAATCCTTGGAATACCAATAAAAATCCAGGCGGATCATCAGGCGGTTCGGCATCTGGAGTTGCAGTAGGGCAAACTCCTATTGCAACAGCAAATGATGCAGGAGGCTCTATTCGTATACCAGCCTCATTTAGTGGATTAATTGGATATTTTCCATCGGGAGGAGTAGTAAAACCTAATTCTAAATCGACCGGATTTCAAATGGAAAATTTTATTATGGCTGAAAAAATGGAAGATGTTATAGGTATTGCAAATGCATTAGGTGGAGATATTAAAACTAAAGATTTACATTTAGATAAAAATAAGGTAATTGCATATACAACAAAAACTCCGGCAAATACACCTATAAGTGATGAAGCGATTAAAGCAGTAAATGAAGCTGTTAATTTTTTAAAATCAAAAGGTTATTTATTGGAAGAGGTAGAATATCCTATTGATGGCAAGAAAATGATGATAGATTATTATATTAATGCAAGTAAATCAGGAAGTATATCAAATCATTTATTTAAAAAAATATATAAAAAAGATATGTCTGAAAAGGACGTAGAGTTATTGAATTGGGGATTATATCAATTAGGAAAGAAATTGTCTTCAGATGATATAAAAAAAGCAAAAAATGATTTAATAGATTTTAGAAACAAAATGGAAAATTTCTATAAAAAATATCAAGCATTTATAACACCTACAACTTCATATTCTGCACCTGATGCTGATTATAATCATATTCCCAAACAATTAAATGAAAAGATGAGAGATATGTCTAATTTGACTAAGGATGAGGCATTAAATTTAATATATGATCAATGGCTGCCAGCATGGACCATAACTCCGTTTACACAATTGTCAAATATAACGGATACTCCAAGTATAAGCATTCCTACTCATTTAACAAAAGATAATTTGCCTTTAGGTGTATTGATTTCAGCGGATAGATTAAATGATAATATTATATTGGAAATAGCAAAATTATTTGAAGATAATAATAAATTCTATTTATATCAAGATTTCGAAAATTTTAATAAATATGAAAAAGTTAAAAAATATAGAAAAGATAAATTGGATAAAATCAATAACGAAGTATTAGAAAATAAAGGTGAAAAAATTATTAAAAGAGCAGATATAAATAAAAGTCCTGTTAAAGTTACTGAAAACAAATCGGATGGATTAGATGTTCAAAATTCAAAAAATAAAAATCCAAACACATCAGATTTTGGGGTTCAAGATTATATTTATTTATTTCAATTTACAATTATTGCATTTATATATAAAAAATATAGAATAAATCTAAAAATGTAA
- a CDS encoding ECF transporter S component, giving the protein MNNKILRLTQTAILAALCFIAFRFLQIKIPVPGGADFTSFHFGNVFLVLAALLLGGVHGGLAGAIGMTIGDLLDPVYILVAPKTFLLKLCIGLIVGFIAHNLKHINKSNDKKFILKWTIISSICGMAFNVVADPVVGYLYKLYLLGQPQNIAKALAKISAGVTLFNAVLAVIFATIFYMAIRPILFKNDLINKI; this is encoded by the coding sequence ATGAACAATAAAATTTTAAGATTAACTCAAACAGCTATTTTAGCTGCATTATGCTTTATAGCCTTTAGATTTTTACAGATAAAGATTCCGGTACCTGGAGGAGCTGATTTTACTTCATTCCATTTTGGAAATGTATTTTTAGTTTTAGCAGCATTATTACTTGGAGGAGTTCATGGTGGATTAGCCGGAGCAATAGGAATGACAATAGGAGACTTACTAGATCCTGTGTATATTTTAGTTGCACCAAAAACATTTTTACTAAAATTATGTATTGGCCTTATCGTAGGTTTTATTGCTCATAATTTAAAACATATTAATAAATCAAACGATAAAAAATTTATATTAAAATGGACAATAATTTCTTCAATTTGTGGCATGGCATTTAATGTAGTTGCTGATCCTGTTGTTGGTTATTTATATAAGTTATACCTACTTGGACAACCACAAAATATCGCAAAAGCTTTAGCAAAAATTTCAGCCGGAGTAACATTATTTAACGCTGTATTAGCAGTTATTTTTGCAACCATATTTTATATGGCTATCAGGCCAATATTATTCAAAAATGATTTAATAAATAAAATTTAA